Part of the Candidatus Eisenbacteria bacterium genome is shown below.
CACCGATCAAGCCCATGACCCGCAACGGTGCGAACAGGCCCTGCTCGGGAGCGACGCGCGCGAGCAGCGCGAACGCGAGCGCCAGCAGCGCATTTGAGAGCGGACCCGCCATCGCCACCTTGACCATGTCGTTGCGCGGCTGTCGCAGCCGCGAAGCTTCGATCGGGACCGGTTTCGCCCACGCGAACAGAAACGGCGACTTGAGCAGCAGCAGAACGCCCGGCAGCAGCAGCGAGCCGATCGGATCGATGTGACGCAGCGGGTTGAGCGTCAGCCGCCCGCTGTCGCGCGCGGTCGGATCCCCACACCACAGCGCGGCCACGCCGTGAGCGCACTCGTGGACGACCACGCTCAGGACCAGGACGGGAACCGCGAGCAGCACATCGGGATCGAAGGGCACGGGACAGCTCCGGGGCCGGAAGATGCGGGGAGCGCGCAGCCTATCGGCCCGCTGGTGGCGCGGTCAAGAACGTGTTGCTCGATTCCGAGCGCTCGGCGTGCGGCTGCGCGGCATCGCCCACTCAGCGCGAGTCGGCCTGCGGCCTCACCTTGACCACCATGAGCGTCAGATCGTCGTTCTGGCCGCGCTCGCCGCACCAGTCGAGGACGGCTCGCACGATCCCGTCGAGGATCTCCTGCGCGCCGCGTTCGCGCAGCGCCGCGATGGTGTGCTCGAGGCGCGTGGTGCCGAACTGCTCGCCCATCGGCCCCTCGGCCTCGGTGACGCCGTCGGTGTAGAGCACCAGCACGTCGCCGTCTCGAAGCGGGAACGGCCGGTCCTCGTACTCCGCTTCGCGCAGCACCCCGAGCGCCACGCCACCGTCGGTCAGGAGCTCCACTTCGCCGTTTTGCCGCAGCAGAATTGGCGGGTTGTGGCCGGCGTTCGAATAGATCAGGACGCGGTTCTTCAGATCGAGCACCGAGTAGAACGCGGTCACGAACTTGTCGCGATCGGTGCTCTCGTGGAGCAGCGAGTTCACCTTGCGCATCACCGCGCGGATCGCGAAGTCGTTGCGGATCTCGGCGAGCAGGCTCATGCGAAAGCCGGCCATCAGGATCGCGGCCGGAATGCCCTTGCCGGACACGTCGGCGATCGCGAGTCCGAGGCGGCCATCGCTCACGCGAATGAAGTCGTAGTAGTCGCCGCCGACCTGCGTGTGCGTGAGTGCGGTGCCGGCGAACTCGAAGCCGGTGACCTGCGGTGCGCGCTTGGGCAGGAAGGACTCCTGGATCTCACGCGCGATCGCCAGCTCGCGCTCGAGGCGCCGCTGATCGACCAGCTCGCGCGTCAGCTGGGCGCGTTCGATGGCGACCGCGGCCTGCGCCGCAAAGGAAGTGAGCAGCTCGAGATGCCCCTCGTGATACGCGTCTTCGCTGTCGCTCTCGAGATTGAAAACGCCGATCGTCTTTCCGCGCAGCACCAGCGGCGCCGCGATCTCGCTGCGTGTCGAGGGACGCTCGGCGACGTAGCGCGAGTCGGCGCGCACGTCCGGAACGATCACGGCCTCACCCGTCTTGGCGACCCAGCCCACCAGTCCGACGCCGACCCGCAGGTTGAACACCTCCGCCGCGCCAGTGCCGAAGCCCACTCCGCTCACGCGCTCGATCGCGAGCGTCTTGCGGTTGACCAGATAGACGGCGGCCGCGTCGTACTGCACGACCTCGCGCAACGACTCGAAGATCGCCGCGATCACCGCGTCGAGATCCAGAGGCCCGGACAGGGTCTTGGTGATCTCGAGCAACACTTCCTTCTCGTGCACGCGGCGTTCGATCTCTTCGGTGAGCAGCGCGTGATCGAGTGCGATCGCGATCGCTTCGGAGGCGACCCCGAGTCGTTCGACGTCCACGTCTGTGAAACCTTCGGCGGCAGCGGCGCCCTGGCGATCGAGACACTCGATCACGGCGAATGCGGCGCCGCGCCGAAACAGCGGCACCAGCAGCGCGGAGCGAAAGTCGGCGTGTCGGGTGGCGTCCGAAGGCCGCGGATCCGAAGGCGCGAGCCGCATCACCTTGGGGTCCGCAAGCACCCGGCCGGCCAGACTCTCGCCCCGCAGCAGCCGCAGCTCGGCCACCGCCGCCCCATCTTCCCCACGCAGTTGCGTCACCAGCCGCCGCCCCCCGCGGCGCGCGAGCCACACCCGCGCGAGCCGACAATCCACGAGGCGCCGGCAGTGGCGAGCGGCGGTGTCGAGCAGCGAATCCAGTCGGGACGGGCCGGCCGCGGAGGTGACGCCCGCGCTCACGGTGTCCGCGATCGCGGCCAGAGTGCTCTCGGTAGGGTGGTCGGACACGCGGCGAACGCTAACAAAGCACCTCGCGAGCGGCAACAGAAGGCGTGTTCGAGCGGTGAATTTCGACCTCCGATCGGCCGATAACTCCCGGGTCAACCCCTTCAGTACCCACCTCGGAGTCACGGATGGCGCGCGATCACAAGCGACTGGGCGACCTCCTCATCGACGAGAACATCCTGACTCCCGAGAATCTCGCGGACGCCATCACCGAACAGCGGCGGAGCGGGGAACTTCTGGGATCGACGCTCGTGCGCATGGGGCTCGTCACCGAGCACCAGCTCATGAAGGTGCTGCAGCTGCAGCTCGGGCTCCCGCTCGTCGACCTCGCCGAGGTGGTCGCGGACGAGCAGGCGCTGTCGCTCATCAAGGAAGACCTGGCCCGCAAGTACAGCGCGCTCCCGCTCGAGCTGGAAGGGCGCAAGACGCTGGTCGTTGCGATGGGGGATCCGCTCAACGTCGCGGCGCTGGAGGACCTGCGCTTCCACTCCGGCATGTTCATCAAGCCGGTGCTGGCGTTGCCGAGCGCGATCCAGGAAGCAATCGCGCGCTACTACCACATCGACACTTCCATGAACGAGGTGATCAGCAACATCATCTCGACCGAGGAAGAGCTGGTGATCTCGGCGATCACCGAGGAAGATCCGCAGGCGCAGGCGATCGACGAGCTGATGAAGGAGGCCGAGGGCAAGCCGATCGTGCGACTCACGAACTGGCTGCTGCATCGCGCGGTCGAGGATCGCGCGAGCGACATCCACATCGAGCCGCAGGAGAAGGAAATCATCGTGCGCCTGCGCGTCGACGGTCTGCTGCAGGCGGTGCAGCGGCTGCCCAAGTGGACGCAGAGCGCGATCGTGTCGCGCATCAAGGTGCTCTCGAACCTCGACATCGCGGAGAAGCGACAGCCTCAGGATGGCCGCCTGATGGCCGACGTGCGTGGACGGCGCGTGGACATGCGCGTCTCGACGCTGCCGACCACGCACGGCGAAAAGGTCGTGATCCGCGTGGTCGACCAGTTGCGCGCCAACGTCAGCCTCGACGAAGTCGGCCTGCTGCCCGACGATCTCGCGCACATCCGGCGCTTCCTGGATCGCCCGCAGGGCATCATTCTGGTGACCGGTCCGACCGGATCCGGCAAGAGCACGCTGCTCTATGCGGCGCTGCGACACCTCCAGCACGAGACGCGCAACATCGTGACGGTCGAGGATCCGGTCGAGTATCAGATCGGCGGCATCAGTCAGGTACAGGTCGACGAGAAGGCAAAGAAGACCTTCCCCGCTGCGCTGCGTGCGATCCTGCGACAGGACCCGGACGTCATCATGATCGGCGAGATCCGCGATCGTGAGACCGCCCAGATCGCGTTCCGCGCCTCGGTCACCGGCCATTTGGTGCTCAGTACCGTGCATACCAACGACGCCGCGGGCGCCGTCACCCGCCTCGTCGACCTGGGACTCGAGCCGTTCATGGTCGCCTCTTCGCTGCTCGGTGTGGTGAGCATGCGGCTGGTGCGCACGCTGTGCCCGCGCTGCAAGGAGACCTACGAGGTCAACGCCTCCAATCTCAATCGCCTCGGTGTCCGCGACCTGGTCGACGGCACCGTCGAGTTGAGCCGCGGCCGCGGGTGCCCGAACTGTCGCGAGACCGGGTACATCGGCCGCACCGGCGTGTTCGAGGTGCTCGAGATCAGCGATCACGTGCGTGGCCTGGTGCTGCAGAACTCGCCCGACTCGGCGATTCGCCAGGCGGCGGTCGAATCCGGAATGCGCGGCATGGGTGAGGACGGCCTGAAGAAAGTCATGATGGGGCGCACCACGCTGGAAGAGGTCACGCGCGTGGTGTATCTGGCGGAGAACGAAGCCAAGACCTGCGTGGCGTGTGATGCCGTGGTGGCGCGCACCCACGAGTTCTGCACGCAGTGCGGTGCGTTCGTCGGTGACCACTGCACCAAGTGTCACCGCCGCATCGACACCAAGTGGACGTTCTGCCCCCATTGCGGAAACGACAGCGGACGCGCGCGCGAGGACGACGCCGAGGGCTCGAAGCCCGACATCTCGCACGGACGC
Proteins encoded:
- a CDS encoding site-2 protease family protein; this translates as MPFDPDVLLAVPVLVLSVVVHECAHGVAALWCGDPTARDSGRLTLNPLRHIDPIGSLLLPGVLLLLKSPFLFAWAKPVPIEASRLRQPRNDMVKVAMAGPLSNALLALAFALLARVAPEQGLFAPLRVMGLIGVIANCALGLFNLLPIPPLDGSWLLMRFLPFRHVRAIQRFRLAGLAVVAVLLAVPAISRVVFMGPLEAVVSLYLTAVGLSPGEVLS
- a CDS encoding SpoIIE family protein phosphatase; its protein translation is MSDHPTESTLAAIADTVSAGVTSAAGPSRLDSLLDTAARHCRRLVDCRLARVWLARRGGRRLVTQLRGEDGAAVAELRLLRGESLAGRVLADPKVMRLAPSDPRPSDATRHADFRSALLVPLFRRGAAFAVIECLDRQGAAAAEGFTDVDVERLGVASEAIAIALDHALLTEEIERRVHEKEVLLEITKTLSGPLDLDAVIAAIFESLREVVQYDAAAVYLVNRKTLAIERVSGVGFGTGAAEVFNLRVGVGLVGWVAKTGEAVIVPDVRADSRYVAERPSTRSEIAAPLVLRGKTIGVFNLESDSEDAYHEGHLELLTSFAAQAAVAIERAQLTRELVDQRRLERELAIAREIQESFLPKRAPQVTGFEFAGTALTHTQVGGDYYDFIRVSDGRLGLAIADVSGKGIPAAILMAGFRMSLLAEIRNDFAIRAVMRKVNSLLHESTDRDKFVTAFYSVLDLKNRVLIYSNAGHNPPILLRQNGEVELLTDGGVALGVLREAEYEDRPFPLRDGDVLVLYTDGVTEAEGPMGEQFGTTRLEHTIAALRERGAQEILDGIVRAVLDWCGERGQNDDLTLMVVKVRPQADSR
- the tadA gene encoding Flp pilus assembly complex ATPase component TadA; translated protein: MARDHKRLGDLLIDENILTPENLADAITEQRRSGELLGSTLVRMGLVTEHQLMKVLQLQLGLPLVDLAEVVADEQALSLIKEDLARKYSALPLELEGRKTLVVAMGDPLNVAALEDLRFHSGMFIKPVLALPSAIQEAIARYYHIDTSMNEVISNIISTEEELVISAITEEDPQAQAIDELMKEAEGKPIVRLTNWLLHRAVEDRASDIHIEPQEKEIIVRLRVDGLLQAVQRLPKWTQSAIVSRIKVLSNLDIAEKRQPQDGRLMADVRGRRVDMRVSTLPTTHGEKVVIRVVDQLRANVSLDEVGLLPDDLAHIRRFLDRPQGIILVTGPTGSGKSTLLYAALRHLQHETRNIVTVEDPVEYQIGGISQVQVDEKAKKTFPAALRAILRQDPDVIMIGEIRDRETAQIAFRASVTGHLVLSTVHTNDAAGAVTRLVDLGLEPFMVASSLLGVVSMRLVRTLCPRCKETYEVNASNLNRLGVRDLVDGTVELSRGRGCPNCRETGYIGRTGVFEVLEISDHVRGLVLQNSPDSAIRQAAVESGMRGMGEDGLKKVMMGRTTLEEVTRVVYLAENEAKTCVACDAVVARTHEFCTQCGAFVGDHCTKCHRRIDTKWTFCPHCGNDSGRAREDDAEGSKPDISHGRRPRRGRAELRKAG